A section of the Candidatus Zixiibacteriota bacterium genome encodes:
- a CDS encoding exosortase C-terminal domain/associated protein EpsI: MKSQYFLVIGILIVGGFFGNLLRFSANMPERGPDFNLIPNEVGGYWGEEKFFTEEVYEILNADTTTYRDFVSSTGARAGLFIAYFKSQRFGGSVHSPKHCLPGGGWRIEKISPLEVELPGRPSMVINNMLIASKSHSSVVLYWYQSRMGIFRNEYMLLLDRARNSLLLRPNDIAIVRLTVDAPDGDIDAAARRGVALLKELHPYLQQALPFGSSGA, translated from the coding sequence ATGAAGTCCCAATATTTTCTGGTCATCGGAATCCTGATTGTCGGAGGTTTTTTCGGCAATCTGCTCCGTTTCAGCGCCAATATGCCGGAGCGGGGACCGGACTTCAATCTGATACCAAACGAAGTCGGCGGTTACTGGGGAGAGGAAAAATTCTTCACCGAAGAAGTCTATGAAATCCTGAACGCCGACACCACCACTTATCGGGATTTTGTCTCCAGTACAGGGGCGCGCGCCGGGCTATTCATCGCCTATTTCAAATCTCAGCGCTTTGGCGGTTCGGTCCATTCTCCCAAGCACTGCCTGCCGGGTGGGGGGTGGCGAATCGAGAAGATTTCGCCGTTGGAAGTGGAACTGCCGGGACGCCCGTCAATGGTAATAAATAATATGCTTATCGCCAGCAAATCCCACAGCTCGGTTGTGCTGTACTGGTATCAGAGTCGTATGGGAATCTTCCGCAATGAATATATGCTTCTGCTCGACCGCGCTAGGAACTCGCTTTTGCTGCGGCCCAACGACATTGCCATTGTTCGCCTGACCGTGGATGCTCCCGACGGCGATATTGATGCCGCTGCCAGGCGTGGGGTGGCGCTCCTGAAGGAACTTCACCCGTACCTTCAACAAGCCCTCCCCTTTGGGTCCTCCGGCGCCTGA
- a CDS encoding asparaginase, with amino-acid sequence MPALVAKVFRGDREESVHYGSVAVVNRKGELTHYVGDPDFFTFVRSSAKPFQVLPLILTGAADHFGFNPKQLSIMCGSHAGTDHHRVVVLANLDRIDVSPDRLKCGVHLPLFMQMNGEYPQNSEHLDPLRHNCSGKHSGFLALTKFLGKNIEDYLEVRSEAQSMVLETAAKMYGVDKSQVLIGIDGCSAPNFGLPLRHTAVAFNKLAAADGGDTDINAGLKLVKAAMTEFPEIFSGEGRFDLALMRTFSGNVICKGGAEAIQGIGFAEPAIGIAVKIEDGNPRALYTVCIEVLKQLGLLKVEQAPQLQPFYNPEIRNYRKILTGRIVADFALVKTPASSR; translated from the coding sequence ATGCCGGCGCTGGTCGCAAAAGTATTCAGAGGGGACAGGGAAGAGTCGGTTCATTATGGCTCTGTCGCTGTGGTCAACAGAAAAGGGGAATTGACCCATTATGTCGGCGACCCTGATTTCTTCACCTTTGTCCGTTCTTCCGCCAAGCCGTTCCAAGTACTGCCGCTTATTCTAACCGGGGCGGCAGACCACTTCGGGTTCAATCCCAAACAGCTGTCGATAATGTGCGGCTCCCATGCCGGCACCGACCACCACCGCGTAGTAGTTCTGGCCAATCTGGATAGAATCGATGTTTCACCGGACCGCCTCAAATGTGGGGTACATCTGCCGCTTTTTATGCAGATGAACGGGGAGTACCCCCAAAACAGTGAGCATCTTGACCCGCTGCGGCATAACTGCTCGGGGAAACATTCCGGATTCCTGGCGCTGACAAAATTTCTGGGCAAGAATATCGAAGATTATCTGGAAGTCCGCTCCGAGGCGCAATCAATGGTTTTGGAGACAGCGGCTAAGATGTACGGCGTTGACAAGAGTCAGGTCCTGATAGGGATTGACGGCTGTTCGGCGCCTAATTTTGGACTGCCGCTGCGTCACACCGCGGTTGCGTTCAACAAACTTGCGGCTGCCGACGGCGGCGACACGGATATCAATGCCGGACTGAAGCTGGTGAAAGCGGCAATGACCGAATTTCCGGAGATTTTCTCTGGTGAAGGACGGTTTGACCTGGCGCTGATGCGGACGTTTTCGGGCAATGTCATTTGCAAAGGGGGTGCAGAGGCGATTCAGGGAATCGGCTTCGCCGAGCCGGCTATTGGCATCGCGGTCAAGATAGAAGATGGCAATCCGCGGGCGTTATATACGGTTTGCATCGAAGTGCTAAAGCAGCTGGGATTGCTAAAGGTCGAACAAGCGCCGCAACTTCAGCCTTTCTACAATCCTGAAATCAGAAATTATCGGAAAATCCTTACGGGGAGAATCGTAGCGGATTTTGCGCTGGTGAAAACGCCAGCGAGCAGCAGATAA
- a CDS encoding tryptophanase — MMDRFKHPAEPFRIKAVEPIALLPREKREEVLQAAKYNIFKVKAQDIYIDLLTDSGTGAMSNQQWAALMMGDESYAGARSFYRFEAIVREITGKKHIIPTHQGRVAENVLFTSILKKGDYIPNNTHFDTTRANVAHKGGIPIDFPCPEASSDEELPFKGNMDTLRLRRFIEEKGASRIPAVFMTVTNNSMGGQPVSISNIRETAALCKEHGILFFFDCARYAENCYFIKQYEPGFQNKSIKEIAQELFSYADGALMSAKKDGLANMGGFAALNDDDLARRIIELLIIIEGFPTYGGMSGRDIDAVAVGMEEALNEDYLEYRIGQIAYFGKTLEKAGAPIIKPTGGHAIFIDAARFLPHIQHRQFPGQALTVELYREGGIRAVEIGSLMFGGYDPNTGEEIHAARELVRLAVPRRVYTASHLDYVADIVAKISSRKDQLCGFKITRQATYLRHFTVELEEITPKGVSVK, encoded by the coding sequence ATGATGGATAGATTCAAACATCCGGCGGAGCCTTTCCGAATCAAGGCGGTGGAGCCAATAGCGCTTCTGCCGCGCGAAAAACGGGAAGAGGTGCTGCAAGCGGCGAAATATAATATCTTCAAAGTCAAGGCACAGGATATCTATATCGACCTCCTGACCGATTCCGGCACCGGGGCAATGTCGAATCAGCAATGGGCGGCGCTTATGATGGGGGACGAGTCGTATGCCGGCGCCCGCTCTTTCTACCGATTCGAAGCCATTGTTCGGGAAATTACCGGAAAGAAACATATTATTCCAACTCATCAGGGAAGAGTCGCGGAGAATGTTCTGTTCACCTCTATTCTGAAGAAAGGGGATTATATCCCCAACAATACCCATTTTGATACTACCCGCGCCAACGTAGCGCACAAAGGGGGGATCCCGATTGACTTCCCCTGTCCCGAAGCCTCCAGTGATGAAGAACTCCCTTTCAAAGGGAATATGGACACATTGAGATTGAGAAGATTTATTGAAGAGAAAGGCGCCAGCAGAATTCCGGCAGTCTTTATGACCGTCACCAACAATTCCATGGGGGGACAGCCGGTTTCGATATCTAATATCAGGGAGACCGCGGCCCTCTGCAAAGAGCACGGCATACTCTTCTTTTTTGACTGCGCCCGCTATGCGGAGAACTGCTATTTCATTAAGCAATATGAGCCGGGATTCCAGAATAAAAGCATAAAAGAGATTGCCCAGGAGCTTTTTTCGTACGCCGATGGCGCCCTGATGTCGGCCAAAAAGGATGGTCTGGCAAATATGGGGGGATTCGCCGCCTTGAATGACGATGATTTAGCCCGCAGAATTATCGAACTGCTGATTATTATCGAGGGCTTCCCAACTTATGGTGGAATGTCAGGGCGCGATATCGATGCCGTTGCCGTCGGGATGGAGGAGGCGCTGAACGAGGACTACCTTGAATATCGCATCGGACAGATTGCATACTTTGGAAAGACTCTGGAAAAGGCGGGAGCGCCGATTATCAAACCTACCGGCGGACATGCCATATTTATTGATGCCGCTCGATTCCTGCCGCATATTCAGCACCGTCAGTTTCCCGGGCAGGCTCTTACCGTGGAGCTGTACCGTGAGGGAGGAATACGGGCGGTCGAAATCGGCTCTTTGATGTTCGGGGGATACGACCCAAATACGGGCGAAGAAATTCATGCGGCGCGGGAACTTGTCAGATTGGCGGTACCGCGAAGGGTTTATACCGCATCCCACCTCGACTACGTGGCGGATATTGTCGCCAAGATTTCCTCCCGCAAAGACCAATTGTGCGGTTTCAAAATTACTCGACAGGCGACATATTTGAGACATTTCACCGTGGAGCTGGAAGAAATAACCCCCAAGGGAGTCTCCGTGAAATAG